In Xenorhabdus nematophila ATCC 19061, one DNA window encodes the following:
- a CDS encoding LysE family translocator — translation MTVMDSLLAFTVAATLLTLTPGLDTALVLRTATAEGGKKAFQAALGINVGCFIWGAMVAFGLGTLIAVSELAFNILKWCGALYLCWLGMQMIWHPKKDLGGEVSSSVKGQNWFIKGMLGNVLNPKMGVFYVSFLPQFIPQGHSPILWTFSLVVIHVLLGTLWSLSLIYAIRPLSHILRRENVIKWMNRATGGLFLLFAFKLVLSSRR, via the coding sequence ATGACGGTTATGGATTCCCTGCTTGCATTTACTGTGGCGGCTACATTGCTGACATTAACCCCCGGTCTGGATACTGCGCTCGTTCTGAGAACGGCAACGGCAGAAGGGGGTAAAAAAGCCTTTCAGGCCGCCCTTGGCATTAATGTGGGCTGCTTTATTTGGGGGGCGATGGTGGCCTTTGGCTTGGGTACACTGATTGCTGTGTCAGAACTGGCTTTCAACATACTGAAATGGTGTGGCGCACTGTATTTATGTTGGTTGGGCATGCAAATGATTTGGCATCCTAAAAAGGATCTTGGGGGAGAAGTATCTTCTTCTGTTAAAGGTCAGAACTGGTTTATCAAAGGCATGTTGGGCAATGTACTGAATCCGAAAATGGGCGTGTTTTATGTTTCATTCTTGCCACAGTTTATTCCGCAAGGACACTCACCCATTTTATGGACATTCAGTTTAGTGGTGATCCACGTATTGCTTGGCACATTGTGGTCATTATCACTGATTTACGCTATTCGCCCCCTTTCCCATATATTACGTCGTGAAAATGTCATTAAATGGATGAATCGCGCAACAGGTGGGTTGTTTTTGCTTTTCGCGTTTAAGTTGGTACTGAGTAGCCGAAGATGA
- the rraB gene encoding ribonuclease E inhibitor RraB, with amino-acid sequence MADPHVLEEQFEETRSIIEELLEDGSDPDATYIIEHHFSAEDFDQLEKAAVEAFKLGYEVTDAEELETEDRVILMCCDVISESRLEVDLINAQVKQLADLAEKMGVNYDGWGTYFEDPNAPDDEDDNDDLFPPEEDEPRLH; translated from the coding sequence ATGGCAGACCCGCATGTTTTAGAAGAACAGTTTGAAGAAACTCGCTCGATCATCGAAGAATTACTGGAAGATGGCAGCGATCCTGATGCGACTTATATCATTGAGCATCATTTTTCGGCAGAAGATTTTGATCAGCTGGAGAAAGCCGCCGTTGAAGCATTTAAATTAGGTTATGAAGTGACGGATGCTGAAGAACTGGAAACGGAAGATCGTGTTATTTTGATGTGCTGTGATGTGATTAGCGAAAGCCGTCTGGAAGTTGACCTAATCAACGCGCAGGTCAAGCAGCTGGCCGATCTCGCTGAAAAAATGGGTGTGAATTACGATGGTTGGGGGACTTATTTTGAAGACCCTAATGCACCGGATGATGAAGATGACAATGATGATCTCTTCCCGCCGGAAGAAGATGAGCCAAGACTTCACTAA
- a CDS encoding LysR substrate-binding domain-containing protein: MNNLPILQDLRVFLLVAKRASFAAAAEEMGVSPAFISKRIAILESVLNVTLLHRTTRRVSITEDGERIYEWAQRILNDVNQMLDELSELRQEPQGTIRIVSSFGFGRQFVAPALSALVQAYPQLEIRFDVEDRIIDLVTEGIDLDIRVGDDIDNNLIARKLASNRRILCAAPSYLARHPMPKSLNELPSHACLVIKERDHPFGIWQLQSSAGYQSVKVTGPMSSNHGEIIHQWCLDGHGITLRSYWDIRENIKSGALVHILPEYYQSADIWAVYVTRLAMSARIRVTIEFLERYFQLHYSDQIEVKSG; this comes from the coding sequence ATGAATAATCTGCCTATTTTACAGGATCTCCGTGTTTTCCTTTTAGTCGCCAAGAGAGCCAGCTTTGCCGCTGCGGCGGAAGAAATGGGCGTTTCTCCGGCTTTTATTAGTAAACGCATCGCAATATTAGAAAGTGTATTGAATGTGACCCTATTGCACAGAACGACACGCCGGGTATCCATTACGGAGGATGGTGAGCGGATATACGAATGGGCACAACGTATTCTGAATGATGTCAATCAGATGCTGGATGAGCTTTCTGAACTACGGCAAGAACCGCAGGGAACAATCAGGATTGTCAGTAGTTTTGGCTTCGGACGGCAATTCGTGGCCCCTGCGCTGTCTGCACTCGTCCAAGCCTATCCTCAATTAGAGATCCGGTTTGATGTGGAAGATCGCATTATTGATTTAGTCACAGAAGGCATCGATTTGGATATTCGTGTTGGCGATGATATTGATAATAATCTTATTGCCCGAAAGCTCGCTTCCAATCGTCGCATCCTATGCGCAGCGCCCTCTTATCTCGCTCGTCATCCGATGCCAAAATCACTGAATGAGCTACCGTCTCACGCCTGTCTGGTGATCAAAGAGCGGGATCATCCTTTCGGCATCTGGCAGTTACAAAGCAGTGCAGGATACCAATCCGTAAAAGTCACCGGGCCGATGTCGTCCAACCACGGTGAAATTATCCACCAGTGGTGCCTTGATGGGCATGGTATTACTTTACGCTCTTATTGGGATATCAGGGAAAATATCAAATCAGGTGCATTAGTGCATATTCTGCCTGAATATTATCAATCCGCGGATATCTGGGCGGTTTATGTCACTCGTCTGGCGATGTCTGCGCGCATCAGAGTCACTATTGAGTTTTTAGAACGTTATTTTCAGCTTCATTATTCAGATCAAATTGAAGTCAAATCAGGTTAA
- a CDS encoding tartrate dehydrogenase, protein MKQPFKIAAIPGDGIGHEVLPEGIRVLQTVAEKWDLHLSFDSFEWASCDYYLKYGVMMPDDWFNQLTAFDAIYFGAVGWPEKVPDYISLWGSLLKFRREFQQYVNLRPVRLLPGVPCPLANKKPEDIDFYVVRENTEGEYSAIGGRLHAGTEHEVVIQESVFTRRGVDRILKYAFELAQSRPRKRLTSATKSNGIAISMPYWDERVEAMAKQYPEIKWDKQHIDILCARFVLEPERFDVVVASNLFGDILSDLGPACTGTIGLSPSANLNPKRNFPSLFEPVHGSAPDIYGRNIANPIAMIWSGAMMLQFLGEDDERYQHAHDDILSAIEAVIAEGTVTPDMKGKASTQQVGDAIVRHLS, encoded by the coding sequence ATGAAACAACCGTTCAAGATTGCGGCGATCCCCGGGGATGGAATTGGTCATGAAGTGCTTCCGGAAGGAATTAGAGTATTACAAACTGTGGCTGAAAAGTGGGATCTCCATTTATCGTTTGACTCTTTCGAATGGGCCAGCTGTGATTATTACCTTAAGTATGGAGTCATGATGCCTGATGATTGGTTTAATCAGTTAACGGCGTTCGACGCGATCTATTTTGGTGCTGTCGGTTGGCCTGAAAAAGTGCCTGATTATATTTCGCTTTGGGGGTCATTACTGAAATTCCGCCGTGAATTTCAGCAGTATGTCAATTTACGTCCGGTACGTCTCTTACCGGGAGTGCCTTGCCCGTTAGCCAATAAAAAACCGGAAGATATCGATTTTTATGTCGTCAGGGAGAATACCGAAGGGGAATATTCAGCGATTGGTGGCCGTCTGCATGCAGGGACGGAGCATGAAGTGGTGATCCAGGAATCGGTTTTTACCCGCCGTGGTGTTGATCGTATATTGAAATATGCGTTTGAATTAGCGCAAAGCCGCCCTCGTAAGCGACTCACATCCGCGACTAAATCAAACGGTATTGCGATCAGTATGCCTTACTGGGATGAGCGGGTTGAGGCGATGGCAAAACAATATCCGGAGATTAAATGGGATAAGCAGCATATTGATATTCTTTGTGCGCGATTTGTGCTGGAGCCGGAACGGTTTGATGTCGTTGTCGCTTCCAACTTATTCGGCGATATTCTGTCTGATCTTGGGCCTGCCTGTACAGGAACCATCGGGCTTTCACCGTCTGCCAATCTGAATCCGAAAAGAAATTTCCCTTCCTTATTTGAGCCGGTTCATGGATCAGCCCCCGATATTTATGGCAGAAATATTGCTAACCCAATCGCCATGATTTGGTCTGGTGCCATGATGCTCCAGTTCTTGGGCGAAGATGATGAACGTTACCAACATGCTCATGATGATATTTTATCTGCCATTGAAGCTGTGATAGCCGAAGGAACAGTGACGCCTGACATGAAAGGAAAAGCATCAACACAGCAGGTCGGAGACGCTATTGTTCGGCATTTGTCGTGA
- a CDS encoding RtcB family protein, producing the protein MKTNTYNLLTQENGAPVKMWTNGVPVDPKVVTQLQNMAKMPFIFKHLAVMPDVHVGKGSTIGSVIPTRGAIIPAAVGVDIGRVMSRNEAKKRFTLIDQKRATAHVECRKDSDVIDEIPMAYKDIDAVMQAQSSLVEIVHTLRQVVCVKG; encoded by the coding sequence ATGAAAACCAACACTTATAACTTATTGACACAAGAAAATGGTGCACCGGTAAAGATGTGGACGAATGGCGTACCGGTTGATCCCAAAGTGGTGACTCAATTGCAGAACATGGCCAAAATGCCTTTTATCTTTAAGCATCTGGCGGTCATGCCGGATGTTCATGTCGGTAAAGGTTCAACCATCGGAAGTGTGATCCCGACACGCGGCGCCATTATTCCGGCGGCCGTTGGGGTGGATATTGGTCGCGTAATGAGCCGTAATGAAGCAAAAAAACGTTTCACCCTCATTGACCAGAAACGCGCAACTGCCCATGTGGAATGCCGTAAAGACAGCGATGTGATCGATGAAATCCCAATGGCATATAAAGATATTGATGCGGTGATGCAAGCGCAGTCGTCGCTGGTGGAAATTGTGCATACCTTGCGTCAGGTGGTGTGTGTAAAAGGATAA
- a CDS encoding IS630 transposase-related protein, with translation MGYSLDFRRRVLAYKDKHALTFEQTRDHFEVSIRTLFRWCNKIEPCMTRDKPPTKISDETLIADVKNYPDDYQWERAKRLGVSQSAIHYALKRLKITVKKNAQTSRR, from the coding sequence ATGGGTTACAGTCTAGATTTTCGAAGAAGAGTACTGGCATACAAAGACAAGCATGCATTGACATTCGAGCAAACCCGCGACCACTTTGAGGTCTCTATCCGCACTCTGTTTCGGTGGTGCAATAAAATAGAACCCTGTATGACACGTGATAAGCCGCCCACGAAAATCAGTGATGAGACACTTATCGCCGATGTCAAAAATTATCCCGATGATTATCAATGGGAAAGAGCAAAACGTCTGGGTGTCTCACAATCGGCTATCCATTACGCCCTGAAACGACTCAAAATAACCGTCAAAAAAAACGCACAAACATCCCGCCGCTGA
- a CDS encoding type II toxin-antitoxin system PemK/MazF family toxin yields the protein MVSRRNVPGKGEIWHTNGNPVSGREFKGADYYLVISEFALNQKLGTALCVPITSGGGPARSEAITVYLDGSSTDAGKITGIALCYQIRSLDLNERKATYAAQAEPDIVDEILAKVIDILDPQLN from the coding sequence ATGGTGAGTAGAAGGAACGTCCCAGGCAAGGGTGAAATCTGGCACACTAACGGCAATCCTGTTAGCGGCAGAGAGTTCAAAGGGGCCGATTATTATCTGGTTATCTCTGAATTTGCACTGAATCAAAAGCTAGGTACTGCACTTTGTGTTCCCATTACCAGTGGTGGAGGACCAGCACGTTCAGAAGCTATCACCGTATATCTGGATGGCTCAAGCACTGATGCCGGAAAAATTACTGGTATTGCACTTTGCTATCAGATTCGCTCACTTGATTTGAATGAACGCAAAGCTACCTATGCGGCACAAGCTGAGCCTGATATTGTTGATGAAATCTTAGCTAAAGTAATCGATATTTTGGATCCTCAATTAAATTAA
- the argF gene encoding ornithine carbamoyltransferase, whose translation MNPFFQRSILRLLDITPIEINTLLTLSHKLKANKKSGIESPLLTGKNIALIFEKDSTRTRCAFEVAAHDQGASVTYLGTHGSQIGHKESIKDTARVLGRLYDGLQYRGHGQHIVETMAQYAGVPVWNGLTDEFHPTQLLADLLTIQEHSQKSLSQIKFAYLGDARNNMGNTMLEAATLTGMDLRLIAPETCWPDVNLIAECQKLAEKTGGQITLTEDIAQGVKDADFLYTDVWVSMGEPKSVWQERIALLRSYQVNMGVIKLTGNPEVKFLHCLPAFHNEETTLGKQLAEEFNLYGGLEVTNEVFESEHSIVFDQAENRMHTIKALMVATMVENLVV comes from the coding sequence ATGAATCCGTTTTTTCAACGTTCTATCCTAAGATTACTGGATATAACCCCGATAGAAATTAATACTCTTTTAACACTCTCCCATAAGTTAAAAGCGAATAAAAAATCAGGAATTGAATCACCTTTACTGACAGGAAAAAATATTGCCCTGATTTTTGAAAAAGACTCAACCCGTACACGCTGTGCATTTGAAGTCGCAGCCCATGATCAAGGTGCCAGCGTGACCTATTTAGGCACACATGGCAGCCAAATCGGTCACAAAGAGTCTATCAAGGATACTGCGCGGGTACTTGGCCGCCTGTATGACGGGCTTCAATACCGTGGTCACGGGCAACACATTGTCGAAACGATGGCGCAATATGCAGGTGTTCCGGTTTGGAATGGATTGACCGATGAATTCCATCCAACCCAACTTCTGGCCGATTTACTGACAATACAGGAACACAGTCAAAAATCGCTGTCTCAAATCAAGTTTGCTTATCTGGGTGATGCCCGCAATAACATGGGCAATACGATGCTGGAAGCTGCCACCTTGACGGGGATGGATCTCCGCTTAATCGCTCCAGAAACATGCTGGCCGGACGTAAATTTAATTGCAGAATGCCAAAAATTGGCAGAGAAAACTGGCGGTCAGATCACTCTGACAGAAGATATTGCGCAAGGCGTAAAAGACGCTGATTTCCTGTATACCGATGTTTGGGTATCAATGGGAGAACCAAAGTCTGTCTGGCAAGAACGCATTGCATTGCTAAGATCCTATCAGGTGAATATGGGCGTCATTAAATTAACGGGTAATCCGGAAGTGAAATTCCTGCATTGTCTGCCTGCTTTTCATAATGAAGAAACCACGCTCGGCAAACAACTGGCTGAGGAATTCAATTTATACGGCGGACTGGAAGTGACAAATGAAGTATTTGAATCAGAGCACAGTATCGTGTTTGATCAGGCAGAAAACCGGATGCATACCATCAAGGCGCTGATGGTGGCGACGATGGTGGAAAATCTGGTTGTATAA
- a CDS encoding type II toxin-antitoxin system RelE/ParE family toxin, with protein MSYTVIFSPEAETQIIELYDYIAAEASSNIAIRYTESIVNYCENLSTFPHRGIMRDDIRPGLRITNYKKRVVIAFIVNSERVSILGVFYGGQDFKTRLQSDDDNH; from the coding sequence ATGAGTTATACCGTCATATTTTCACCTGAGGCCGAAACACAAATAATCGAACTGTACGACTACATTGCTGCTGAAGCCTCATCAAATATAGCTATACGATACACCGAATCTATCGTGAACTATTGTGAGAATTTATCGACGTTCCCCCACAGGGGTATTATGAGGGACGATATCCGTCCTGGTTTACGAATTACCAATTACAAAAAACGAGTTGTTATCGCATTTATCGTTAACTCAGAACGGGTATCTATTCTGGGGGTGTTCTATGGTGGGCAGGATTTTAAAACACGGCTACAGAGTGATGATGATAACCATTAA
- a CDS encoding GNAT family N-acetyltransferase, giving the protein MTTETTHNYVIRPITPQDNAGIAAVIREVSAEHGLTADKGFAVADPILDTLYEVYSQPRSAYWVVEMEGEVVGGGGVAPLAGGDGDICELQKMYLSSVLRGKGVARQIVKQSLEFGTEQGFKRCYLETTENLKAAIALYENLGFSYLDEALGNTGHSDCEVRMIKAL; this is encoded by the coding sequence ATGACAACAGAAACAACACACAACTACGTTATTCGCCCCATTACCCCACAAGACAATGCAGGCATTGCCGCTGTTATCCGTGAAGTCTCCGCCGAGCACGGTTTAACCGCAGACAAGGGCTTTGCCGTTGCTGATCCGATTCTGGATACGTTGTATGAAGTTTACAGTCAGCCACGCAGCGCTTATTGGGTGGTTGAAATGGAGGGTGAAGTTGTTGGTGGCGGTGGTGTTGCTCCTCTGGCGGGAGGTGATGGTGATATCTGTGAATTGCAGAAGATGTACCTTTCATCAGTACTGCGGGGAAAAGGTGTTGCCAGGCAAATTGTAAAACAATCTCTCGAATTCGGTACAGAACAGGGTTTTAAACGTTGTTATCTGGAAACAACAGAAAACCTGAAAGCAGCCATTGCCCTCTATGAAAACTTGGGTTTCAGCTATCTTGATGAAGCGCTTGGCAATACAGGCCACAGCGATTGTGAAGTCAGAATGATAAAAGCGCTATAA
- the pyrB gene encoding aspartate carbamoyltransferase, translating to MANPLYRKHIISINDLNRTDLELVLQTAAALKANPQTELLKHKVIASCFFEASTRTRLSFETAIQRLGASVVGFADSSNTSLGKKGETLADTISIISQYADAIVMRHPQEGAARLASEFSANIPIINAGDGANQHPTQTLLDLFTIQETQGKLENLKIAMVGDLKYGRTVHSLTQALAKFNGNHFCFIAPDALAMPSYILHMLDEKQVSYSLYNNFEDVLPELDILYMTRVQKERLDPSEYANIKAQFVLRAADLENVKENLKVLHPLPRIDEITVDVDKTPYAYYFQQAGNGIFARQALLSLVLNEEVVINN from the coding sequence ATGGCTAATCCGTTATATCGCAAACATATCATTTCAATTAATGATCTGAACCGCACAGATCTGGAATTGGTATTGCAGACGGCTGCTGCATTGAAAGCCAATCCACAGACTGAATTACTGAAACACAAGGTGATCGCAAGCTGCTTCTTTGAAGCCTCCACGCGCACCCGTCTCTCTTTTGAAACCGCCATTCAGCGACTAGGTGCTTCCGTGGTTGGCTTCGCCGACAGCAGCAATACCTCATTGGGTAAAAAGGGAGAAACGCTGGCTGACACCATTTCTATTATCAGCCAGTATGCCGATGCGATTGTTATGCGCCATCCACAAGAAGGTGCGGCGCGACTGGCTTCTGAGTTTTCCGCTAATATCCCGATCATTAACGCCGGAGATGGTGCAAACCAGCATCCGACCCAAACTTTGCTCGACTTGTTCACCATTCAGGAGACTCAGGGCAAACTGGAAAACCTGAAAATTGCCATGGTCGGTGATTTAAAATATGGCCGCACCGTTCACTCTCTGACTCAGGCACTGGCGAAGTTTAATGGCAATCATTTCTGCTTTATCGCGCCGGATGCACTGGCTATGCCGAGCTACATCCTGCATATGCTGGATGAAAAACAAGTCAGCTACAGCCTGTACAATAACTTTGAAGATGTCCTGCCGGAGCTGGATATTCTGTACATGACCCGCGTTCAGAAAGAGCGCCTTGACCCTTCAGAATATGCCAATATCAAAGCCCAGTTCGTCCTGCGCGCGGCAGATTTGGAGAATGTCAAAGAAAACCTGAAAGTCCTGCACCCTCTGCCACGTATTGACGAAATCACGGTAGATGTTGATAAGACACCATACGCTTACTATTTCCAGCAAGCGGGTAATGGCATTTTCGCCCGTCAGGCTTTGTTGTCTCTGGTTTTGAATGAAGAAGTGGTTATAAATAATTAA
- a CDS encoding carboxymuconolactone decarboxylase family protein, whose product MNYAKVSPKIINPLYKCYEEIHAAELDQALILLVETRVSQINGCAYCCHLHAEAIRKDHGIEQVKLDKLPAWFNANIYSEKEQLALEWAEALTTNQRQSVLDGIKSRLDTLFTEKEIVDLTAAISLMNALNRMAISLGDRSE is encoded by the coding sequence ATGAATTACGCAAAAGTTTCCCCTAAAATTATTAACCCGCTCTATAAATGTTATGAAGAAATCCATGCCGCTGAATTGGATCAAGCGCTTATTCTGCTGGTGGAAACACGGGTATCGCAGATTAACGGTTGTGCTTATTGTTGCCACCTTCATGCTGAGGCAATCCGCAAAGATCATGGCATCGAACAGGTCAAACTCGATAAATTACCCGCATGGTTCAATGCCAATATTTACAGTGAAAAAGAGCAGCTCGCATTAGAATGGGCAGAAGCGCTGACGACCAATCAGAGGCAAAGCGTACTGGATGGGATTAAATCCCGCCTTGATACTCTCTTTACCGAAAAAGAAATTGTTGATCTGACGGCGGCTATTTCGCTCATGAATGCCTTAAATAGAATGGCAATCAGCTTAGGTGACAGAAGCGAATAA
- a CDS encoding ribbon-helix-helix domain-containing protein: MRTTQQMSITLPKEMAELVKSKVRDGEYATESEVIRDGLRALLARDRAVENWLHNQVASAYDALITDPSRAVSIEQIRARLAERHGNSK; the protein is encoded by the coding sequence ATGCGAACCACACAACAAATGAGCATAACCCTACCTAAGGAGATGGCTGAGCTGGTTAAATCCAAAGTTAGGGATGGTGAATATGCGACTGAAAGTGAAGTTATCCGTGATGGATTGAGAGCATTATTGGCGCGCGACAGAGCTGTTGAAAATTGGCTACATAATCAAGTTGCTTCTGCCTATGATGCCCTCATTACAGACCCATCACGAGCTGTCAGCATTGAGCAGATTCGTGCTCGTCTGGCAGAACGACACGGCAATTCGAAATGA
- a CDS encoding helix-turn-helix domain-containing protein has protein sequence MKLTTHKELHKKWMKDPEYCAAYEEETRKERLRETLQAWRRHAGLTRQEIAKIMGVNPSTVSRMESNVDKASVNTLARYARACGIENPTIAL, from the coding sequence ATGAAATTAACAACTCATAAAGAATTGCACAAAAAATGGATGAAGGATCCAGAATATTGCGCAGCTTACGAAGAAGAAACAAGAAAAGAACGGTTACGAGAAACTTTGCAAGCATGGCGGAGACATGCAGGGTTAACACGTCAAGAAATTGCCAAAATTATGGGGGTTAACCCTTCTACAGTCAGTCGAATGGAATCAAACGTTGATAAAGCAAGTGTCAATACGTTAGCGCGTTATGCCAGAGCATGTGGCATAGAGAATCCAACTATTGCGTTGTAA
- a CDS encoding antitoxin, whose protein sequence is MAITRLRQQGGAVVVTIPSDVATVMGWSVGMQLDIKSSGDTISIKPVERIARGRKSLSELLQSIDETEVRAFNEATAGDLNSPPVGNEVI, encoded by the coding sequence ATGGCAATAACACGTTTACGTCAACAGGGAGGTGCTGTAGTGGTCACAATCCCTAGTGATGTTGCAACAGTAATGGGATGGTCTGTAGGTATGCAATTGGATATAAAATCGTCAGGAGACACGATAAGCATCAAACCAGTGGAGAGAATTGCCAGAGGCAGGAAATCGCTTTCTGAGCTGTTACAGAGCATTGATGAAACAGAAGTACGGGCTTTCAACGAAGCGACTGCCGGCGACTTAAATTCTCCCCCTGTTGGTAATGAGGTGATTTGA
- the tnpA gene encoding IS200/IS605 family transposase, whose product MNAHNKELFQDYLRKRHSVSKLVVHLVFTTKYRRKIFTGVMIEQLKEAFESACVKLECQLIEMDGEQDHVHLLISYPPKLSISVIVNNLKAVSSRMLRLQNTHLTRQSQSSALWSRSYFACTAGGATIETLKAYVESQATPD is encoded by the coding sequence GTGAACGCGCACAATAAAGAACTGTTTCAAGACTACCTCAGAAAAAGGCATAGTGTGAGCAAACTAGTTGTACATCTGGTGTTCACAACGAAATATCGAAGAAAGATTTTTACGGGTGTAATGATTGAGCAGTTGAAAGAGGCGTTTGAATCTGCTTGCGTAAAATTGGAGTGTCAGCTTATTGAAATGGACGGCGAACAAGATCATGTTCATTTGCTGATCTCATATCCACCCAAACTTTCAATCAGCGTAATAGTTAATAATTTGAAAGCTGTTTCATCTCGCATGTTGCGACTACAAAACACACACCTTACAAGACAGAGTCAAAGCTCCGCCTTGTGGTCACGTTCATACTTCGCTTGCACTGCTGGCGGTGCAACAATTGAAACGTTAAAGGCTTATGTGGAGAGTCAGGCGACCCCAGATTAA